The nucleotide sequence GCCCGATCTCAGTTGGATTTGGGCTGACCATACGGATCCGGCCGAGGGTAGCTTTCGCCAGATCTCGCTCGGCTCGCAAACTCGACAGCCGTTCCTTCAGCAGGTCGTCCGGCTCATCGTCGCCGTTCTCCACCAACCGGTAAAGCCGCCTCAGCTTCTCCTCCGCGGTCGTGAGCTCGCTGCGCAGCGCAGCCACACGGCCATCGACCTGCGTTGCTCGCTCGGCGCGCAGCGCCCACAGCGAGGCCAGCGTCATCCGCAATCGGTCAGGCTGCAGAAGGTCGGCCACGAGACGCTCGGTGACCAGAGTGTCGAGCGTGTCCATCCGGATCGTCCGGCCCGAGCAGCCCGTCGGACCCTGCCGTCCCTTCGTCGAGCAACTGTAGTAGCGGTGCACCTGCCCCGATCCCGAGGTGCCGGTGCGCAGCGTCATCGCACCGCCGCAGGTGCTGCAGGTCGCAAGCCCGGTGAGCAGGATCGGGCCTGTCACGACCCGCGCCGGCGTGACGCGTGGGTTGTGGGCCTTCAACGTAGCCTGCACCGCCTCGAACTCATCCGTGGCGATGATAGGCGGCACTGCAATGGCGATGTGCTCCGCCTTCGGCTTGGCTTGTCGCGTCTTCGAGCAGCGCTTGTTGAAGCCCCACTCCCCGACATAGATCCGGTTCGTCAGTATGCCGTGGATCGTAGCCACGCCGAAGCTGGCCCCGGCGCGTGTGCGATAGCCGCGTTCATTCAGGTGGCAGGTGAGCGCCTTCACGCCGAGGGGGCCGGAGCGGCCGTCACCGTGCCGGTAGAGTTTGAAAATCAGCCGAACTGTTTCCGCCTCGACCGGATCGATGATCGGACGCTTCTTGACCCGGCTGCCGCGTCGCTCGATCTCTTCGAGCGTGTAGCCGAGCGGTAGCGTCGCCCCGTTGTAAAAGCCCTGGCGCGCGTTCTCATTCATCGCGCGCTGGACGTGCTTGCTGTTCTCGAGGCTGTTGTACTCGTCGAACAGCGCGATCATCTGGCGCATCATCTTGGCGGCAGAATCGTCACCGAACTCTTGGGTGATCGAGACGAGCCGCACCCCGACCTTCAAGAGGCGGCGGACATACATCTCCAGGCCGAGCGCGTCGCGGAAGAAGCGTGACAGTGAATGCACGACGATGACGTCGTAGGGGTGATCGCTGTCCTCGGCCCGGTTGATCATAGCCTGGAATGCGGGGCGGTTGTCGTCAAGGGCGGAGGCTCCGGGTTCGACATGCTCGGCGATGACAGGCCAGCCGTGGGCGGTGCAGTAGGCGCGCACCGACTTGCGCTGGTCGGGGATGGAGAGGTCGCTCTCGGCTTGCCGGCCCGTTGAGACACGTAGGTATAGACAGGCGCGTAGTTGACCGTCCCGAGCGGGTAGGAGGCGGTTCGAGCGGTTGATCAGTTTCATCGGTCAAGCCTCCGACGCAGCTGGCGGCAAGGTGAGTCGGTCGAGGGGAGAGGCAAAGCCGGGATGGGACGCGATCCACAGACCTCTCGCCGCGCCGTGTTCGAATGGGGCTTTGACAGGCACCGTCGAGACGAACGGGCGCGTCATGGCAGCAGGTCGCGAAAAAGCGCGTCGATCTCGGCCCCGAGGAAGGTCTCGAGTACGTCGAGTTCGGCCCGGGAGACCGGCAGTGGACGCGGGAGATCGTTCACAACCTGAGGCGGATCAGGCTCGCGTCGGGACACGCGTCCGCGTTTGCGCTGCGGAGACAGCGGCGCGGGCACGTCGATGCCGAAGTGGGCTCCCCGACCTTTGACAGGCGCTCCGGCGGCCAGGGACTTCAGCGATGTCTTGGCGCCGGCTACCGCGCCCGATGTCATCCGTGCCGGCTTCGACGCACCTGGGGTGCACGCCGCCGGCGGAGCGGAGGGTTGATACACCACGAAGCACGTGAGGTCCCACGCCGACCGGCAGCCTACGCATCCGAGGCTGGCCGCCGGCCAGCGTGGGGCAGTTTCTTCACCTTCCCCGGCGCGACACGACGCGTTCGCTCAAGCGCGAACCGCCATGTACGGCTAAGATTCCTGATAACTTGGGTGAACGCAAGCGGTGTTCTCAAACTCGAAGCCGATGACGCGGCGCTGCCCGATCAATCCAGGGCGCTGTCAGGCCGCTCAGGTGTTCCTGTTCAGACAAGAAGCGCTGTGAGGGTCCCGGCATAATGTAGGTGAGTAGCCAGGATTCTCAGCCAAAACCGAAGGGGTACGACATCAAAGGGTTAGGCCCTCGATCACCCGTCTTGAGCGGTATCGGACCTGGGGATTGGACCATCAGATTGGACCCTGGTCAACGCTGCGTCCGAAGCATTCTACAACCGGCAAGGATGGGCGGCAGGTCCGCATAGCGCCATGAGCCGCCCTTCGGACTGCCCGCGCCTAACCGCCGCTTCCAGCCCCTTGCGGACATTCGAGGCTCTGCGGTCCAAGGTCTGGTTGGGCTCATGAAGCTGCTATTCAGCATCCGCTCGCCGGACGACGGATTCGTGCCAAGGGCCAATCTTGGAAATGCTGGCTTTGAACTGCTATTTGGTCTCGGATCAAGCTTGAGTGCATCGCGGTAGGTCGCGGCGCTCCAGGGCCGGCAGGAGATGCATTACCGAGCGGGCGAACTCGTAGCGCGCCACCGCGAGCCCGGCGGTCCAGTCCGGCAGGGGCTCGGCCATCAGCTCGGTCACGTCGAGCCCACGGGAAAACCCCTCGTCGATCCGCGCCTCGACCGTGTCGAGCCAGCGCCGGGTCTGGTCGATGCCGCGGCGTCCGGCCTCGACCGGGCCGTGGCCGGGGATCAGCAGGTGGTGGTCGATCTCACTGAGCGTCGCCAGCGCGCCGCGCCAGCGCTCGGGATCGGCGTCCGGTGTGGTGGCGGCGCGGTCGAGGAAGACGAGGTCACCGGGGAAGAGCAGGCCGGACGATTCCTCGAACAGGCACAGGTCCTCGCGGGTGTGGCCGGCGAGCGGGAGGATACGGAAGCGGCGCTCGCCGATGGTCTCGACGCCCGCTTCCGCGACACGACCGGGCTCGGGCACGCCGGTGCCGCGCATCCAGTCGCCCGCGACCCGGTACATACCGTTGGTGAGGTCGGTGCCGGCCCGCTTCAGGTCGCCGCGGAGCGCCGGGCCGCCGCTGACCGTGCCGGGCTCGAAGGCGGTCGCGCCGAGCACGTGGTCGGCGTGGATGTGGGTGAGGTAGACCCGCACCACCGGCTTGCCCGTCAGGCGCTCGGCCAGAGCCTTCAGCGCCGTGCCGTAGCGGTGCGAGGGGCCGGCATCGATCAGGACGGCACCGTCACTGGTGTCCAGCACGGTGATGTTGGCGATCGCCCCGCCATTGGCGCGGGTGATGGGTTCGGGCGCGCCGTAGATCGTCCAGACCCGCGGGACGATCTCGACCGGATGAAGCGGATATTGAAGCGGCGCGGCCTCGGCCCGGAGCCAGGGCAGGGCGGCGGCGGAAAGCCCAAGGGCGAGGCCGGCGCGGCGGGTGATCGTGGTTTCCTTGCTCACAGCCGTCCCTCCTGCCCGGCGGCCGGAGCGGCCGCGGACGCCGCATTCGGCGGTATCGGCACCCGCACCGTGAAAGTCGTGCCGTTGGTGTTGCGGGCCTTGAGCGTCAGCGCCTCGCCGGTCGCCGGGCGGTCCGGCAGCAGCGTCAGGGTCGGATTGTCGGCCACCGGCTCCTGCAGGGTGAGGCGGGCCAGCACCGCGCCGGCGGAATCGGCCACGCTCAGCTCCTCGATCAGGAAGAGCGGGATGTTGGCGAGCATGCCGGTGTCCATCGGGTGGGTCATGCGAAGGCGCAGGCGAAGGCCGTCGGCCTCGCTCCAGACCCGGGCGCGGGTCTCGCCGAGGCTCTTCCAATCGACCTTCTTCTCCACCACCGGCGGCACCGAGCAGCCTCCGCCCGCCGCATCCAGATAGCGCCCGCCGACATGCCAGGTCTCGCCCTTGCGGACCGCGGCGCGGATCGGCGTGCCCTGCTCGATCTTCATGCGGAAGGCGACAAAAGGCTTGGCCGCCAGTGGCTCCAGCCGCAGGGTCAGCGGAAACGGGTTGAGGTCGGCGATGACGAGCACCTCGTCGGCACTTCCCAGGGCGCGGGCATCGACGGTCACCGGCACCTGGGTCTGGTCCTCGGTGACGGGGGGTAGCATCACCTGCACCGCGTCGTCGAACACGGTGCGGCGCCCGCCGAGATAGCGCTCGGCCATGGCCGGCCAGAGCGGCGAATCGAGCGGATCGCGGCTGCCGCTGGATGGGGCCGCCGCGCGGGCGAGCGGCCGGTCGATGAAGGGCCTGAAGGGGGAGAGGAAGGGCATCGCGGGGCCTCGGCTCAGCGGTCTTCGAGGGGTGGAACCGGGGGCGGGACGGCCTCGACCAGGGGACGCTCGGTGTCCGTCCAGCCGTCGGTGCCATCGGCGAACCAGTAGAGGCGGGTGTAGCCCAGCGCGGCGGCGCGCTTGACCGCGTTCCACGACATCCAGCAATCGGCGAGGCAGAAGAATACAATGGGGCGCCCCCGGTCGCCGCCGGTCAGGCGGGCGAGATGGCGGGCGAAGTAGGCGGCGAGCCGCGGTTCGAGCCGGCCGCGGCCGGTCTCGGGCAGCCACGTCGCGCCGGGGATCGTCTCGCGGCGGTCCACGATGCGCCACGCGCCGGTGGCGGGGTCATAGCCGCCGCGCTGGGGCATGGTGTCGATCAGCACCGCGCCCTCGTCGCGCAGGCGGTCGAGGGCGGCGATGTCGATCCGCTCCCCGGCCTCGACCGGGCGGGTCACCGGGGCGCGGTAGTTCTGCACCCGGTAGCCGGTGGTCTCGTCGCTGTCGAAATCGGCCCGGGCGGCACCCGCGAGGACGGCGAGACCGAGCGCTGCGGTAAGAGCGGCGCGCCTCATCGCCCGGCCCTCCGGGTGAGGCCGAGGATGCGGGTGAGCGTGGCGTCGCGGTCGATCCAGTGATGCTTGAGGGCCGCCGCGACGTGGAGCGCGAGCGCCGCGCTCAAGGCGAGCGCCAGCCCATCGTGGAGGTTGGAGGCCACCGCGTAGAGCGTCTCGTGCTTGGCCTCGAACAGTTTCGGGACCAGCGGCAGCCCGAACACCGAGACAGGGCGGGCGTAGGCCAGCGAGCGCAGGATGCCGGAGAGTGGCATCAGCAGGGTCGCCGCGATGAGGAAGACGTGGAGGAGAATCGCGCCGCGCCGCTCCCAGGCGGCGTGCGGCCCGGCGGGCGCGGGAAAGCCCTCGCGCATCCGCCA is from Methylorubrum sp. B1-46 and encodes:
- a CDS encoding recombinase family protein; the protein is MKLINRSNRLLPARDGQLRACLYLRVSTGRQAESDLSIPDQRKSVRAYCTAHGWPVIAEHVEPGASALDDNRPAFQAMINRAEDSDHPYDVIVVHSLSRFFRDALGLEMYVRRLLKVGVRLVSITQEFGDDSAAKMMRQMIALFDEYNSLENSKHVQRAMNENARQGFYNGATLPLGYTLEEIERRGSRVKKRPIIDPVEAETVRLIFKLYRHGDGRSGPLGVKALTCHLNERGYRTRAGASFGVATIHGILTNRIYVGEWGFNKRCSKTRQAKPKAEHIAIAVPPIIATDEFEAVQATLKAHNPRVTPARVVTGPILLTGLATCSTCGGAMTLRTGTSGSGQVHRYYSCSTKGRQGPTGCSGRTIRMDTLDTLVTERLVADLLQPDRLRMTLASLWALRAERATQVDGRVAALRSELTTAEEKLRRLYRLVENGDDEPDDLLKERLSSLRAERDLAKATLGRIRMVSPNPTEIGPELIERFGRLLRENVTSGEIPFRKAWLQTIVDRVEVGADVIRIVGDKESLKNALTGSGGEAVTGVRSSVRKWRTRHDSNV
- a CDS encoding quinoprotein relay system zinc metallohydrolase 1 produces the protein MSKETTITRRAGLALGLSAAALPWLRAEAAPLQYPLHPVEIVPRVWTIYGAPEPITRANGGAIANITVLDTSDGAVLIDAGPSHRYGTALKALAERLTGKPVVRVYLTHIHADHVLGATAFEPGTVSGGPALRGDLKRAGTDLTNGMYRVAGDWMRGTGVPEPGRVAEAGVETIGERRFRILPLAGHTREDLCLFEESSGLLFPGDLVFLDRAATTPDADPERWRGALATLSEIDHHLLIPGHGPVEAGRRGIDQTRRWLDTVEARIDEGFSRGLDVTELMAEPLPDWTAGLAVARYEFARSVMHLLPALERRDLPRCTQA
- a CDS encoding quinoprotein dehydrogenase-associated SoxYZ-like carrier, whose product is MPFLSPFRPFIDRPLARAAAPSSGSRDPLDSPLWPAMAERYLGGRRTVFDDAVQVMLPPVTEDQTQVPVTVDARALGSADEVLVIADLNPFPLTLRLEPLAAKPFVAFRMKIEQGTPIRAAVRKGETWHVGGRYLDAAGGGCSVPPVVEKKVDWKSLGETRARVWSEADGLRLRLRMTHPMDTGMLANIPLFLIEELSVADSAGAVLARLTLQEPVADNPTLTLLPDRPATGEALTLKARNTNGTTFTVRVPIPPNAASAAAPAAGQEGRL
- a CDS encoding rhodanese-like domain-containing protein encodes the protein MRRAALTAALGLAVLAGAARADFDSDETTGYRVQNYRAPVTRPVEAGERIDIAALDRLRDEGAVLIDTMPQRGGYDPATGAWRIVDRRETIPGATWLPETGRGRLEPRLAAYFARHLARLTGGDRGRPIVFFCLADCWMSWNAVKRAAALGYTRLYWFADGTDGWTDTERPLVEAVPPPVPPLEDR
- a CDS encoding cytochrome b, which encodes MTAPAPWPGRLSLGLHWGVGAGVLGLLAFGFWLQTVKGGPDKTALVQIHKSVGVLVLIAALARVVWRMREGFPAPAGPHAAWERRGAILLHVFLIAATLLMPLSGILRSLAYARPVSVFGLPLVPKLFEAKHETLYAVASNLHDGLALALSAALALHVAAALKHHWIDRDATLTRILGLTRRAGR